One genomic segment of Gottschalkia acidurici 9a includes these proteins:
- a CDS encoding Cfr family 23S rRNA (adenine(2503)-C(8))-methyltransferase, with protein sequence MKQTKTKYEKIKQIVSNLKLPDYRYEQVTKAIFHQRIDNFDDMRILPKALRIALVNEFGKNVSSIIPVFSQDSKQVQKLLFELTDGERIEAVALKYKQGWESFCVSSQCGCGFGCSFCATGSAGFKRNLTADEITDQLLYFYFNNHRLNSISFMGMGEAFANPELFDAVKILTDRNLFGLSQRRITISTIGIIPGIQRLTKEFPQVNLAFSLHSPFESQRSDLMPINKTFPLNDVMKALDEHVIHTGRRVFIAYIMLKGINDSKEHAEAVIGLLKSRGSWKHLYHIDLIPYNSTDKTTFKFQPSSDIKQFYSTLKKAGINATVRTQFGSEISAACGQLCYENEL encoded by the coding sequence ATGAAACAGACAAAAACGAAATATGAGAAAATAAAACAAATAGTATCAAATTTAAAATTACCTGACTATAGGTACGAACAAGTTACAAAAGCTATTTTTCATCAAAGAATAGATAATTTTGATGATATGCGTATACTGCCAAAGGCTTTAAGGATAGCTTTAGTAAATGAGTTTGGAAAGAATGTATCTAGTATAATACCTGTTTTTTCACAAGATTCTAAACAAGTTCAAAAATTGTTATTCGAATTGACTGATGGAGAAAGAATAGAAGCTGTTGCGCTAAAATATAAGCAGGGGTGGGAATCGTTTTGTGTTTCTTCCCAATGTGGTTGTGGCTTTGGATGTAGTTTTTGTGCAACGGGAAGTGCTGGGTTCAAGCGCAATCTTACTGCTGATGAGATAACTGACCAATTACTTTATTTCTATTTTAATAACCATAGACTGAATAGTATTTCATTTATGGGAATGGGTGAGGCTTTTGCAAATCCAGAGTTATTTGATGCAGTAAAAATTTTGACTGATCGAAATTTATTTGGATTAAGTCAAAGAAGAATTACTATTTCAACAATTGGTATTATACCAGGAATTCAAAGATTGACCAAAGAATTTCCACAAGTGAATCTGGCTTTTTCACTTCATTCACCATTTGAAAGTCAACGAAGTGATTTAATGCCTATAAATAAAACATTTCCATTGAATGATGTAATGAAGGCATTAGATGAACATGTCATTCATACGGGACGGCGAGTGTTTATTGCTTATATTATGCTTAAAGGAATTAATGATTCGAAAGAACATGCAGAGGCAGTTATAGGTCTATTGAAAAGTCGAGGTTCATGGAAGCATTTATATCATATTGATTTGATACCTTATAATTCTACGGACAAAACAACTTTTAAATTTCAACCTTCAAGTGATATCAAGCAATTTTATAGTACACTAAAGAAAGCTGGTATTAATGCAACTGTTAGAACACAATTTGGTTCTGAGATTAGTGCTGCTTGTGGACAGTTGTGTTATGAAAATGAATTATAA